A window of the Lolium perenne isolate Kyuss_39 chromosome 7, Kyuss_2.0, whole genome shotgun sequence genome harbors these coding sequences:
- the LOC127316887 gene encoding GDSL esterase/lipase At5g03610-like: MKLHPATAVCCLVLVFLFDAALVEARSTPSAQGQWSSMFVFGDDFADNGNLPKLKRGQTPSESIGEDTTRQWSYPYGSYLSSRGPTPIPSGRFSNYHIQSDFIARILGLTEAPPAYVLTPDQSCDPSGMTLAFGGAGVHTVSKSAPTLTAQVNMFASLVNDGVISKDQLRRSIALVAISGNDYLSGADIEEAHLSSFSDMNTYIGGVTSEIVKNVERLQKLGLRKVIVNNLHPIGCTPLKSSSSNYTTCDLLGNYGAALHNNNLERLMGGKNNAHILDLYTAFTDIVNHASRGLSDDAKRFNRNLAPCCVSAYDNGYCGQRSPSGERLYELCENPDKYFYWDEMHPTNAGWKAVMKALE, translated from the exons ATGAAGCTTCATCCGGCCACCGCTGTCTGCTGCCTTGTCCTCGTCTTCCTTTTCGATG CTGCTCTGGTGGAGGCCCGAAGCACACCTTCGGCTCAGGGACAGTGGTCCAGCATGTTCGTCTTCGGCGACGACTTCGCCGACAACGGCAACCTCCCCAAGCTGAAGCGCGGCCAGACTCCGTCTGAATCTATCGGGGAGGACACCACCCGCCAGTGGAGCTATCCCTACGGGTCATATCTCAGCTCTCGGGGACCAACCCCTATTCCAAGCGGACGTTTCTCCAACTACCACATTCAGTCAGATTTCATCG CGAGGATATTGGGTCTCACTGAAGCCCCTCCGGCATACGTGCTCACCCCAGATCAATCTTGCGATCCATCGGGCATGACACTTGCCTTTGGCGGCGCCGGCGTGCACACGGTGTCCAAGAGTGCGCCAACCCTCACCGCGCAGGTCAACATGTTCGCCAGCCTAGTCAATGACGGGGTCATCTCAAAGGACCAGCTCCGCCGCTCCATAGCTCTCGTCGCCATCTCCGGCAATGACTACCTCAGCGGCGCCGACATTGAGGAAGCCCACTTGAGCAGCTTCAGTGAC ATGAATACCTACATTGGGGGTGTGACCTCTGAGATCGTGAAGAACGTGGAGCGGCTGCAGAAGCTCGGCCTGAGGAAGGTGATCGTGAACAACCTGCACCCCATCGGCTGCACGCCTCTGAAATCCAGCTCGAGCAACTACACCACGTGCGACCTTCTCGGCAACTACGGAGCTGCTCTGCATAACAACAACCTGGAAAGGTTGATGGGCGGGAAGAACAATGCCCACATACTGGACCTCTACACCGCCTTCACCGACATTGTCAACCACGCCTCCC GTGGACTGTCGGATGATGCCAAAAGGTTCAACCGCAATTTAGCCCCGTGCTGCGTGAGCGCTTATGATAATGGGTACTGTGGGCAGCGCAGCCCTTCAGGAGAGCGCCTCTACGAGCTGTGCGAGAATCCCGACAAGTACTTCTACTGGGACGAGATGCACCCCACCAATGCTGGGTGGAAGGCCGTGATGAAGGCGCTAGAATAG
- the LOC127315106 gene encoding F-box protein DOR-like: protein MADEILARLPAKSVVACRSLSRAWAAALSSDDFIDLYHSLHGGRLKILRLHEEAKSYTDRHGAAPPDGMPLAISAASFPSMVKVFWEDWPTIPILLTTQCRGLIIVELDPMGLLYVCNPSTGQKRELPQGRTTGCGRNRDRMHEYASLGLGYDARSRRHKVVRIYHKGYDGEGRPAFAGCEVYVLNDTAQSWRPVRAKPPGWVHPYKITVFAQGHVYWLAHRKHHFYEGYTRPSEMFIACFSVSEETFATVPPPPGVDSETLSKQCLTVLAGRLSLFSWGCPDHGQRYDVWLLRDYGTNTGWDLHCRIDVATASPEVYIFLGPRYDGGHADSYPPIIPLAIVDDGRRILLARSELPDKICAYAPLTGDIENILDFRSLQTLDPTPLEFAVYEESISTLGRQTCKDIILTSSPSTQALSLLLRLIPEHTLPSLMCVCRSWCTTIALYIDGRSRYGYARSYNC from the coding sequence ATGGCGGACGAGATCTTGGCGCGTCTGCCGGCCAAGTCCGTGGTCGCGTGCCGCAGCCTCTCCCGCGCCTGGGCCGCCGCGCTCTCCTCCGACGACTTCATCGACCTGTACCATAGCCTCCACGGTGGGCGCCTCAAGATCCTCCGCCTGCACGAGGAGGCAAAGTCCTACACGGACCGCCACGGTGCCGCGCCGCCTGACGGCATGCCGCTCGCCATCTCGGCCGCAAGTTTCCCGAGCATGGTCAAGGTGTTCTGGGAAGACTGGCCGACCATTCCGATACTCCTCACCACACAGTGCCGCGGCCTCATCATCGTCGAGTTGGACCCGATGGGGCTCCTCTACGTGTGCAACCCTTCCACCGGCCAAAAGAGAGAGCTGCCGCAGGGCCGGACCACGGGCTGCGGGCGTAACCGTGATCGGATGCACGAGTACGCGAGCCTAGGGCTCGGCTACGACGCGCGCTCCAGGAGACACAAGGTTGTGCGGATCTATCACAAGGGCTATGATGGCGAGGGACGTCCAGCGTTTGCCGGGTGCGAGGTCTACGTGCTCAACGACACCGCCCAGTCGTGGCGACCGGTCCGCGCAAAGCCACCGGGCTGGGTGCATCCCTACAAGATTACCGTCTTTGCGCAGGGTCATGTGTACTGGTTAGCCCACCGGAAGCATCATTTCTATGAAGGCTACACCAGACCCAGTGAGATGTTTATTGCCTGCTTTTCCGTCTCCGAGGAGACCTTTGCGACGGTGCCGCCACCACCTGGCGTCGACAGCGAGACTTTGAGTAAACAGTGCTTGACGGTGCTCGCTGGGAGACTATCCCTCTTCTCCTGGGGCTGCCCCGACCATGGGCAACGCTACGACGTGTGGCTGCTGCGTGACTATGGAACCAACACCGGATGGGATCTGCATTGCCGAATTGATGTGGCCACGGCATCGCCAGAGGTCTACATATTCTTGGGGCCTCGGTACGACGGCGGTCACGCCGACAGTTATCCCCCCATCATCCCACTAGCCATTGTCGACGACGGTCGCCGCATCCTCCTCGCGAGAAGCGAGCTCCCGGACAAAATATGTGCTTACGCCCCATTGACAGGTGACATTGAGAACATACTCGACTTTCGGAGCCTGCAAACTCTCGACCCCACGCCATTGGAATTTGCAGTGTATGAGGAAAGCATCTCCACTCTGGGAAGGCAGACATGCAAGGACATCATATTGACCTCCTCGCCGTCTACACAAGCCTTGTCGTTGCTGCTACGTCTGATACCGGAACACACCCTCCCTAGTCTTATGTGCGTCTGCAGAAGCTGGTGCACCACAATAGCACTATATATTGATGGCCGTTCACGTTATGGATATGCTCGATCTTACAACTGCTAG